In Dromiciops gliroides isolate mDroGli1 chromosome 4, mDroGli1.pri, whole genome shotgun sequence, one DNA window encodes the following:
- the LOC122755958 gene encoding 40S ribosomal protein S14-like has product MAPRKGKEKEKEQVISLGLQVAEGENVFGVCHIFASFNDTFVHVTDLSGKETICRGTGGMKVKADRDESSPYAAMLATQDVVQRCKELGITALHIKLWATGGNRTKTPGPGAQSALRALARSGIKIRRIEDVTPIPSDSTRRKGGYRGRHL; this is encoded by the coding sequence ATGGCACCTcgcaaggggaaggaaaaggagaaagagcaggTCATCAGCCTTGGACTTCAGGTTGCAGAGGGAGAGAATGTATTTGGTGTCTGTCATATTTTTGCTTCCTTCAATGACACCTTTGTCCATGTGACTGATCTCTCTGGCAAAGAAACCATCTGCCGAGGAACTGGTGGGATGAAGGTCAAGGCTGACAGAGATGAATCTTCTCCCTATGCTGCTATGTTGGCTACTCAGGACGTTGTCCAGAGATGTAAAGAACTAGGCATCACTGCCCTTCACATCAAACTTTGGGCCACAGGGGGAAATAGGACTAAGACACCTGGCCCTGGTGCACAGTCAGCCCTGAGAGCCCTGGCACGTTCTGGAATAAAGATCAGGCGGATTGAGGATGTCACTCCAATCCCCTCTGACAGCACTCGCAGAAAGGGTGGTTACCGTGGTCGCCATCTGTGA